Proteins from a genomic interval of Armatimonadota bacterium:
- a CDS encoding HAMP domain-containing protein, with the protein MVVALLYAWRDTRAVIAPLKDLTVAAARIADGDLGAPITTVRSDEVGALARSL; encoded by the coding sequence GTGGTCGTGGCTCTCCTGTACGCCTGGCGCGACACGCGCGCCGTGATCGCCCCCCTCAAGGACCTAACCGTGGCCGCGGCCCGAATTGCCGACGGCGACCTGGGGGCACCGATCACCACCGTTCGTAGCGACGAGGTGGGCGCGCTCGCGCGGTCGTTGTGA
- a CDS encoding response regulator, translating into MTRRIRLLLVDDHALFRKGIARLLASRADMEVVGEAADGEEAMAQALATKPDVVVMDIYISTDTVRNHIRSVLEKLNLRNRLEAAAYAARIGLIDAGHPGENRGVR; encoded by the coding sequence GTGACCAGGCGCATCCGGCTGTTGCTGGTTGATGACCATGCGCTGTTCCGCAAGGGGATAGCTCGGCTTCTGGCGTCGCGGGCCGACATGGAGGTAGTTGGCGAAGCGGCCGACGGGGAGGAGGCCATGGCGCAGGCGCTGGCGACGAAGCCTGACGTGGTGGTGATGGACATCTACATCAGCACAGACACAGTACGGAACCATATCCGGAGCGTCCTGGAGAAGCTCAACCTGCGGAACCGGCTGGAGGCAGCCGCCTACGCCGCCAGGATCGGGCTCATTGACGCCGGGCATCCCGGGGAGAACCGCGGCGTGCGTTGA
- a CDS encoding ABC transporter substrate-binding protein has product MGQLGLATLALSSSFQTAAAQGRRKVKLGFCSQVLCIIPYELARAQGYYADEGLEVELVYFRGGTAAMQALVGGAVDYVATSYDVAVAAFGRGANIVSFFSTGRLPFFALAVAPRVASELRRLADLRGRVIGVSALGNADHQLSVYLLTRAGVSRDAVRYAIVGPNLYDALRVGHVDAGMVQEPAATLIERAGGKVLVNLMEPQQARRYLGGLYAHMGVSLRREEWEQRRQEMRSLARALRRALRLIRYGTPRLLVDALPAELIAGGDRALLEQVLGRRRRALYTEDGRIDPDAVRRVVEVARRTGALTDEVDVNRLVSNAIVDSL; this is encoded by the coding sequence ATGGGCCAGCTGGGGCTGGCCACGCTGGCCCTCTCATCTTCCTTTCAGACGGCGGCCGCACAGGGGCGGCGGAAGGTGAAGCTGGGGTTCTGCAGTCAGGTCCTCTGCATCATCCCCTACGAGCTGGCACGAGCGCAAGGCTACTACGCCGACGAAGGCCTTGAGGTCGAACTGGTCTACTTCCGTGGAGGGACCGCGGCGATGCAGGCCCTGGTGGGCGGTGCCGTGGACTATGTGGCCACCTCCTACGATGTCGCAGTGGCAGCCTTTGGCCGCGGGGCAAACATCGTCAGCTTCTTCTCTACCGGACGACTGCCCTTCTTTGCGCTGGCCGTCGCCCCCAGGGTTGCCAGCGAGCTTCGCCGCCTTGCCGACCTGCGGGGACGCGTCATCGGCGTCTCCGCGCTGGGCAACGCGGACCATCAACTCTCGGTCTACCTCCTGACACGGGCGGGGGTGAGCCGGGACGCTGTCCGTTACGCCATTGTGGGCCCGAACCTCTATGATGCGCTGAGGGTCGGCCACGTGGATGCCGGGATGGTGCAGGAGCCCGCCGCTACCCTTATCGAGCGGGCGGGAGGCAAGGTCCTGGTCAATCTGATGGAACCCCAGCAGGCCCGACGGTACCTGGGCGGGCTCTATGCCCACATGGGCGTCTCGCTGCGCCGGGAGGAGTGGGAGCAACGCCGTCAGGAGATGCGGTCTCTGGCCCGGGCGCTCAGGCGTGCGCTGCGGCTCATCCGGTACGGGACGCCACGGCTCTTGGTCGACGCCCTGCCTGCCGAACTCATCGCCGGCGGCGATCGGGCGCTTCTGGAACAGGTCCTGGGCCGTCGCCGACGAGCGCTCTACACCGAAGACGGCCGCATCGACCCGGACGCCGTCCGCCGGGTGGTCGAGGTGGCACGCCGCACAGGGGCCCTGACAGACGAGGTAGACGTCAACCGTCTGGTCAGCAACGCCATTGTGGATAGCCTGTGA
- a CDS encoding ABC transporter ATP-binding protein, whose amino-acid sequence MNALEIRDLAVRFGSRQVLHRVFLEVPAGRFVSLIGPSGCGKTTLLRTVAGLVRPTAGTLRLLGRSVEGCSREVGILFQEDALLPWRTARENVALGLRFRGISPADALREADAWLERVGLGGFGAYFPYALSGGMKKRVALAQVLATHPRLLLMDEPFASLDAIVRSLLQADFLSLVREAGVTVLLVTHDLEEALLLSESVALMSAGPAARITQVYAVPFPYPRDLIGLRVNPTFGQLLQQIWADLQREVARMGWGVTA is encoded by the coding sequence GTGAACGCGCTGGAGATCCGTGACCTTGCGGTGCGGTTTGGGAGCAGACAGGTCCTGCACCGGGTCTTTCTGGAGGTACCGGCCGGCAGGTTCGTCAGCCTTATCGGCCCATCAGGTTGCGGCAAGACGACTCTGCTCCGGACCGTCGCCGGATTGGTTCGCCCCACCGCAGGCACGCTGCGCCTGCTGGGCCGGTCTGTGGAGGGCTGTTCGCGCGAAGTGGGAATTCTGTTCCAGGAAGACGCCCTTCTGCCGTGGAGGACAGCGCGCGAGAACGTGGCGCTCGGCCTGCGCTTCCGCGGCATCTCCCCTGCCGACGCGCTCCGCGAGGCCGATGCCTGGCTGGAGCGCGTGGGACTGGGAGGCTTTGGTGCCTACTTCCCGTATGCCCTCTCGGGGGGTATGAAGAAGCGCGTCGCCCTGGCCCAGGTCCTGGCCACACACCCGCGCCTGCTCCTGATGGACGAGCCCTTTGCCAGTCTGGACGCCATCGTGCGGAGTCTCCTTCAGGCTGACTTCCTGTCCCTGGTGCGGGAGGCCGGCGTCACCGTACTCTTGGTCACGCACGATCTCGAGGAAGCCCTCCTCCTCTCCGAGAGCGTGGCCCTCATGTCCGCTGGCCCGGCGGCCCGCATCACGCAGGTCTATGCAGTGCCTTTCCCCTATCCCCGGGACCTCATCGGCCTCCGGGTCAACCCCACCTTCGGCCAACTCCTGCAGCAGATCTGGGCAGACCTGCAGCGTGAAGTGGCCCGGATGGGATGGGGGGTGACGGCATGA